One region of Manis pentadactyla isolate mManPen7 chromosome 9, mManPen7.hap1, whole genome shotgun sequence genomic DNA includes:
- the LOC130684851 gene encoding olfactory receptor 1052-like has protein sequence MAAVNFTLVTEFVLLGLTERGELRVIIFVLFLLIYAISLVGNLGMVFLIQVTPKLQTPMYHFLSSLSFVDACYSSVFAPKMLLNFFVERETISFSACIVQYFLFVSLLTTEGFLLAAMAYDRYMAIVNPLLYTVAMTKKLRIVLVIGSCVGGLINSLTHTIGLVKLSFCGPNVISHFFCDLPPLLRLACSDTSMNELLLLIFSGIIAMLTFLTVIISYIFIVAAILRISSASGRRKAFSTCASHLMAVTLFYGSISFSYIQPSSQYSLEQEKVVSVLYTLVIPMLNPLIYSLRNKEVKDAVKRATEMKYFPC, from the coding sequence atggcTGCTGTTAATTTTACCTTAGTTACCGAGTTTGTTCTTTTGGGACTGACAGAACGTGGTGAACTGAGAGTCATCATCTTTGTGTTGTTCCTGCTGATCTATGCCATTTCTTTGGTGGGGAATCTAGGAATGGTCTTTCTAATCCAAGTAACTCCCAAACTCCAAACACCCATGTATCATTTCCTAAGCAGCCTGTCATTTGTGGATGCCTGCTATTCGTCAGTCTTTGCACCTAAAATGCTGCTGAACTTCTTTGTGGAACGGGAGACCATCTCATTCTCTGCATGCATTGTGCAATATTTTTTATTCGTGTCACTTCTTACCACTGAGGGCTTCTTGCTGGCAGCAATGGCTTATGACCGCTATATGGCCATTGTGAACCCTTTACTTTATACAGTGGCAATGACTAAAAAGCTTCGTATTGTCCTGGTCATCGGGTCTTGTGTAGGAGGCTTAATCAACTCATTGACGCACACCATTGGCTTGGTGAAACTCTCCTTCTGTGGACCAAATGTCATCAGCCACTTCTTCTGTGACCTCCCCCCACTGTTGAGGCTGGCGTGTTCTGACACATCCATGAATGAATTGCTGCTTTTAATCTTCTCTGGCATTATTGCCATGCTCACTTTCTTGACTGTGATCATCTCCTACATCTTCATCGTGGCTGCTATCCTGCGGATCTCTTCAGCTTCAGGCAGAcgcaaagccttctccacctgtgcttcACATCTGATGGCTGTGACTTTATTCTATGGCTCAATAAGCTTTAGTTACATTCAGCCAAGCTCCCAGTATTCCTTAGAACAAGAAAAGGTGGTATCTGTGCTTTATACTCTGGTGATTCCTATGTTAAACCCACTAATTTACAGCCTAAGGAACAAGGAAGTGAAGGATGCTGTGAAAAGGGccacagaaatgaaatattttccttgTTAA
- the LOC118908063 gene encoding olfactory receptor 1052-like translates to MADRNVSVITEFILLGMTDDPELSTVLFALLLLIYLITVVGSVWIITVILAGALLHSPKYFFLCQLSFLDCCYSSVFIPKMLVNYIAGQKVISYYGCFLQYSFVNMFLTTECFLLAAMAYDRYVAICRPLHYKGHMTPTFCLLLVTASYLLGCADSLTHLSGLLSLSFCGPNIINHFFCDIPLLFQLSCSDTQSNQILFIVLSGMTSVTTFLLVVFSYLGILLTVLKIQSRRSRYKATSTCASHLTTVTLFYGTVIFTYLGTSSSYPYNTAKILSVFYTLLLPVLHLVIYGVRNTEAKEAMRKIIVRRIFAQ, encoded by the coding sequence ATGGCTGACAGAAATGTCAGTGTGATAACTGAATTCATCCTCCTGGGGATGACTGATGACCCTGAGCTGAGCACTGTCCTCTTCGCGCTGCTGCTCCTCATCTATCTCATCACTGTGGTAGGCAGTGTTTGGATTATCACAGTCATTTTGGCTGGTGCCCTGCTCCACTCCCCCAAGTATTTTTTCCTTTGCCAGTTGTCCTTCTTGGATTGCTGCTATTCCTCAGTCTTTATTCCTAAAATGTTGGTGAACTACATAGCCGGACAGAAAGTCATCTCCTACTATGGCTGCTTCCTTCAGTATTCCTTCGTCAACATGTTCCTGACCACCGAATGCTTCCTCCTGGCTGCAATGGCGTATGATCGGTATGTGGCCATTTGCCGACCACTTCATTACAAAGGTCACATGACCCCCACATTCTGCCTCCTCCTGGTCACTGCTTCCTACCTCCTAGGTTGCGCCGACTCCCTCACTCACCTGAGCGGCTTGCTCAGTCTGTCTTTCTGTGGgcccaacatcattaatcatttttTCTGTGATATCCCATTACTTTTTCAACTTTCTTGTTCTGATACCCAGTCCAACCAGATTTTATTTATTGTCCTCTCTGGAATGACATCAGTGACCACCTTCCTGTTAGTGGTGTTTTCCTATCTTGGAATCCTTCTCACTGTCCTGAAGATACAGTCTAGGAGGAGCAGATATAaagccacctccacctgtgcttcccaccTGACCACAGTGACTCTCTTCTACGGGACAGTGATATTTACTTACCTGGGAACCAGCTCTAGCTACCCATATAATACAGCCAAAATCTTGTCGGTGTTTTACACCCTTTTGCTGCCAGTACTACATCTTGTGATCTATGGGGTGAGAAACACAGAGGCCAAAGAAGCAATGAGAAAAATTATTGTGAGAAGAATATTTGCTCAGTGA
- the LOC118907983 gene encoding LOW QUALITY PROTEIN: olfactory receptor 8I2 (The sequence of the model RefSeq protein was modified relative to this genomic sequence to represent the inferred CDS: substituted 1 base at 1 genomic stop codon), whose amino-acid sequence MWCNHKPENKWKIAEREGGFLWMSKPQVSQRPESVGKAGNNFTEVTFFILSGFADHPELQLSLFMVFFLIYLFTVLGNLGLIMLIRIDAQLHTPMYFFLSNLAFIDTVHSSTVTPKALVNFQSKQKTISFVGCFVQMYFFVGLVCSECFLLGSMAYDRYAAICNPLLYSVVMSQKVCNWLAVMPYTIGFTNSLISVCVISRLAFCDSSISHFFCDTTALLALSCSDAFSTELVIFILAGFTLLSSLLLIAVTYAAIISAILGIXSAAGRQKAFSTCASHLMGVTVFCGSLIFTYLQPDNTSSLMQAQVASVFYTTVIPMLNPLIYSLRNKDVKNALLRVTQRKLFP is encoded by the exons ATGTGGTGTAATCATAAACctgaaaataaatggaagatagctgagagagaaggaggtttccTCTGGATGAGTAAACCCCAG GTAAGCCAAAGGCCTGAGTCGGTAGGAAAGGCTGGGAACAATTTCACTGAGGTGACTTTCTTCATCCTCTCTGGATTTGCAGATCACCCTGAACTGCAACTCAGCCTTTTCATGGTGTTTTTCTTGATTTATCTATTTACTGTCTTGGGGAACCTTGGACTAATCATGTTAATCAGAATTGATGCTCAGCTTCATACACCTATGTACTTTTTTCTTAGTAATTTAGCATTCATTGACACAGTCCATTCCTCCACTGTAACACCCAAGGCGTTGGTGAATttccaatccaaacagaaaaccATCTCGTTTGTGGGCTGCTTTGTGCAAATGTACTTTTTTGTGGGTTTGGTGTGCAGTGAGTGTTTCCTTCTGGGAtcaatggcctatgaccgctatgcagCCATCTGCAACCCCTTATTGTATTCAGTGGTCATGTCCCAGAAAGTGTGTAACTGGCTGGCAGTGATGCCCTATACCATAGGCTTCACAAACTCTCTGATATCCGTCTGTGTCATAAGCCGATTGGCTTTCTGTGACTCCAGCATCAGTCACTTCTTCTGTGACACCACCGCCCTGTTGGCTCTGTCCTGCTCAGATGCCTTCAGCACAGAACTGGTGATCTTCATATTGGCTGGGTTCACGCTTCTCAGTTCTCTTCTCCTCATCGCGGTCACTTACGCTGCCATCATCTCAGCCATCCTGGGCATCTAGTCTGCAGCAGGCAGACAGAAGGCCTTTTCCACCTGCGCGTCCCACCTCATGGGAGTAACTGTCTTCTGTGGGTCTCTGATCTTCACATATTTGCAGCCTGACAACACATCATCCCTGATGCAGGCACAGGTGGCATCTGTGTTCTATACCACTGTCATTCCCATGCTGAATCCACTGATCTATAGTCTGAGGAACAAGGATGTGAAAAATGCTCTCCTGAGAGTCACACAGAGAAAACTATTTCCATGA